One window of Candidatus Omnitrophota bacterium genomic DNA carries:
- the hisI gene encoding phosphoribosyl-AMP cyclohydrolase, whose translation MTGIPQLKFDDKGLIPAIVQDAENGEVLMVAYMNEESFKKTLETGKCTYWSRSRQKLWLKGETSGHLQTVKEILYDCDADALLFKVHQEGVACHTGERSCFYRGIALEKADSSK comes from the coding sequence ATGACCGGCATCCCCCAATTGAAGTTCGACGACAAAGGATTGATTCCCGCCATTGTTCAGGACGCCGAAAACGGCGAGGTTCTGATGGTGGCCTACATGAACGAAGAGTCTTTCAAAAAGACTCTGGAAACCGGCAAGTGCACTTACTGGAGCCGCTCCCGCCAAAAACTCTGGCTCAAGGGCGAGACTTCGGGTCATCTCCAGACCGTGAAGGAAATCCTTTACGACTGCGACGCGGATGCCTTGTTGTTCAAAGTGCACCAAGAGGGCGTGGCCTGTCACACAGGCGAGCGGTCCTGCTTTTACCGCGGCATTGCTCTTGAAAAGGCCGACTCTTCTAAATGA